One region of Streptomyces davaonensis JCM 4913 genomic DNA includes:
- a CDS encoding nitroreductase/quinone reductase family protein, producing MPRSIERKYRAVTAFQRRLNAVMRRLPNHTLLETTGRTSGLPRRTPVGGRRVGDSFWLVSEFGERSQYVRNIVADPKVRVRIHGRWHTGTAHLMPDDDPVARLRTLPRFNSAAVRAIGAQLLTVRVDLDT from the coding sequence ATGCCCCGCAGCATCGAGCGCAAGTACCGGGCCGTCACGGCCTTTCAGCGCCGGCTCAACGCCGTCATGCGCCGACTGCCGAACCACACCCTGCTGGAGACCACGGGCCGCACCTCGGGCCTGCCGCGCCGCACCCCGGTCGGCGGGCGGCGCGTGGGCGACTCCTTCTGGCTGGTCTCGGAGTTCGGCGAGCGTTCGCAGTACGTGCGCAACATCGTGGCCGACCCGAAGGTGCGGGTCCGCATCCACGGCCGCTGGCACACGGGCACGGCCCATCTGATGCCGGACGACGACCCGGTGGCACGGCTGCGGACCCTGCCTCGCTTCAACAGCGCGGCGGTCCGGGCGATCGGCGCACAGCTGCTGACCGTACGCGTGGACCTGGACACCTGA
- a CDS encoding endonuclease/exonuclease/phosphatase family protein, with protein MTEGRVAVRVMTWNLWWRFGPWRERQKAILSVLRDLRPDLVGLQEVWSADGENLAEWLATELDLHWTWAPSPAPDRWRRRIDDPSIDIGNAILSRWPVEEREVLRLPVPPDLDDGRLGLYARTGPVSFITAHLTSAPDTTAVRTEQAAALAEFARREGTVIVTGDFNAESDSEELSQFRGHFRDAWTEAAAPAAPSATWDWDPALPYRMGRTRQEARIDYVYLGGPGSVRDVSRAGDHPVDGIWPSDHAAVVVELTVTDPT; from the coding sequence ATGACCGAGGGGCGGGTGGCCGTGCGCGTGATGACCTGGAACCTGTGGTGGCGGTTCGGGCCTTGGCGCGAACGGCAGAAGGCGATCCTCTCCGTACTGCGCGACCTGCGCCCCGACCTCGTCGGCCTCCAGGAGGTCTGGTCCGCCGACGGCGAGAACCTGGCGGAGTGGCTCGCCACCGAACTGGACCTCCACTGGACCTGGGCCCCCTCCCCGGCCCCCGACCGCTGGCGCCGCCGCATCGACGACCCGTCGATCGACATCGGCAACGCGATCCTGAGCCGCTGGCCGGTGGAGGAGAGGGAAGTCCTACGGCTGCCGGTCCCGCCCGACCTGGACGACGGGCGGCTCGGTCTGTACGCCCGAACCGGCCCCGTCTCCTTCATCACCGCCCACCTGACCTCGGCCCCGGACACGACCGCCGTCCGCACCGAACAGGCCGCCGCCCTGGCGGAGTTCGCCCGCCGAGAAGGCACCGTCATCGTCACCGGCGACTTCAACGCCGAGTCGGACTCCGAGGAACTGAGCCAGTTCCGAGGCCACTTCAGAGACGCCTGGACAGAGGCGGCGGCCCCGGCAGCCCCGTCGGCAACCTGGGACTGGGACCCGGCGCTCCCGTACCGCATGGGCCGGACGCGGCAGGAAGCGCGGATCGACTACGTCTATCTGGGCGGTCCGGGGTCAGTGCGGGACGTGAGCCGGGCCGGGGACCATCCGGTGGACGGTATCTGGCCGTCCGACCACGCGGCCGTCGTAGTCGAACTGACGGTCACCGATCCCACCTGA
- a CDS encoding CehA/McbA family metallohydrolase — protein sequence MCDDDARLGRRALFVTGAAAALTLGSVTFARGADDMHHTETRTVSGTLPPGSPDFVYVPVEVPDGVREIKVSYTYDRPAVPAGTPGNALDIGIFDERGTDLGGKGFRGWSGGARTEFFIRADDATPAYLPGPVNEGTWHIALGPYTVAPQGLAYELTITLSYGEPGPVAEPVYPPERARGRGRDWYRGDCHLHSWYSDGRRTPAEIASLARAAGLDFINSSEHNTHSAHAHWAEAAGDDLLVLLGEEVTTRNGHVLALGTDPGTFVDWRYRARDNRFGKFARQIRKAGGLVVPAHPHATCIGCNWKFGFGEADAVEVWNGPYTPDDEVALADWDGMLVASVREGRSWIPAMGNSDAHRSPDPVGSPQTVVLADDLTREAVLEGIRAGRSYVAESRNVSLSFTASGGRGSHAGIGERLRVGRDTPVTVRVEVAGGPRCHVRLVTDQGVLFTSGPLPVSGAGVVEWVTSPSYAAYVRAELRHEAVVGPLPGALAAFTNPIFLGRD from the coding sequence ATGTGTGATGACGACGCAAGGCTCGGAAGACGCGCCCTGTTCGTGACGGGCGCCGCGGCGGCGCTTACGTTGGGGAGCGTGACCTTCGCGAGAGGGGCGGACGACATGCACCACACCGAGACCCGCACGGTGAGCGGGACTCTGCCGCCCGGCTCGCCCGATTTCGTGTACGTCCCCGTCGAAGTACCGGACGGGGTACGGGAGATCAAGGTCTCCTACACCTACGACCGCCCCGCGGTCCCCGCCGGAACCCCCGGCAACGCCCTGGACATCGGCATCTTCGACGAACGCGGCACCGACCTCGGCGGCAAGGGCTTCCGGGGCTGGTCGGGCGGCGCCCGCACGGAGTTCTTCATCCGCGCCGACGACGCGACCCCGGCGTATCTCCCCGGCCCGGTGAACGAGGGCACCTGGCACATCGCCCTCGGCCCCTACACGGTCGCCCCGCAGGGCCTCGCCTACGAGCTCACGATCACCCTCTCCTACGGCGAGCCCGGCCCCGTCGCCGAGCCCGTGTACCCGCCGGAGCGGGCCCGGGGCCGCGGCCGGGACTGGTACCGCGGCGACTGCCATCTGCACTCCTGGTACTCCGACGGCCGCCGCACGCCCGCCGAGATCGCCTCGCTGGCGCGTGCCGCGGGCCTGGACTTCATCAACAGCTCGGAGCACAACACGCACTCCGCGCACGCGCACTGGGCGGAGGCGGCCGGGGACGATCTGCTGGTGCTGCTCGGCGAGGAGGTCACCACCCGCAACGGTCACGTCCTGGCCCTTGGCACGGATCCCGGCACCTTCGTCGACTGGCGCTATCGGGCCCGCGACAACCGGTTCGGCAAGTTCGCCCGGCAGATCCGCAAGGCCGGGGGGCTGGTCGTACCGGCCCATCCGCACGCCACCTGCATCGGGTGCAACTGGAAGTTCGGGTTCGGGGAGGCGGACGCGGTCGAGGTGTGGAACGGGCCGTACACGCCCGACGACGAGGTGGCGCTGGCCGACTGGGACGGGATGCTGGTGGCGTCGGTGCGGGAAGGGCGGTCCTGGATCCCGGCCATGGGTAACTCCGACGCGCATCGGTCGCCTGACCCTGTGGGGTCGCCGCAGACCGTGGTTCTCGCCGATGACTTGACTCGGGAGGCCGTGTTGGAGGGGATTCGGGCGGGGCGGTCGTATGTCGCCGAGTCCCGGAATGTGTCGCTGTCCTTCACGGCCTCGGGTGGGAGGGGTTCGCACGCGGGGATCGGGGAGCGGCTTCGGGTCGGGCGCGATACTCCGGTGACTGTGCGGGTGGAGGTAGCGGGTGGGCCTCGGTGTCATGTGCGGTTGGTGACGGATCAGGGGGTGCTGTTCACGAGTGGGCCGCTGCCGGTGTCGGGGGCGGGGGTTGTGGAGTGGGTGACTTCTCCGTCTTATGCGGCTTATGTGCGGGCGGAGTTGCGGCATGAGGCTGTGGTGGGGCCGTTGCCGGGGGCGTTGGCGGCGTTTACCAATCCGATCTTCCTGGGGCGGGATTAG
- a CDS encoding LLM class F420-dependent oxidoreductase: protein MRIAVTIFLTDETITPTRLARELEQRGFAGLYLPEHTHIPVERTTPYPAGGELPPEYGRTLDPFVALGQAAAVTERLGLGTGITLVAQHDPIALAKQIATVDHLSDGRLTLGLGFGWNVEEAADHGVDWRTRRDLVRDRMALMRALWSEEPTAYEGEFGGVRASHAYPKPVQKPRGPVIGPRTLVGGAAGPKLFSHVCDYADGWMPIGGRGLTETLPVLREAWTDAGRDPAALQVVPYAIYPSAGKLAHYADLGIEEVVAQLPPAGEAEVLRVLDDYAAYLG, encoded by the coding sequence ATGAGAATCGCCGTCACGATCTTCCTGACCGACGAGACGATCACCCCGACCCGGCTCGCCCGAGAGCTGGAGCAGCGTGGGTTCGCGGGGCTGTATCTGCCCGAGCACACCCACATCCCCGTCGAGCGCACCACGCCGTACCCGGCGGGCGGTGAACTGCCGCCCGAGTACGGCCGTACCCTCGACCCCTTCGTCGCGCTCGGCCAGGCCGCCGCCGTGACCGAGCGGCTGGGCCTCGGCACCGGGATCACGCTGGTCGCCCAGCACGACCCGATCGCCCTGGCCAAGCAGATCGCCACCGTCGACCACCTCTCCGACGGCCGGCTGACCCTCGGCCTCGGCTTCGGCTGGAACGTCGAGGAGGCCGCCGATCACGGCGTCGACTGGCGCACCCGACGTGACCTGGTCCGCGACCGGATGGCCCTGATGCGCGCGCTGTGGTCGGAGGAACCGACGGCCTACGAGGGCGAGTTCGGCGGAGTCCGCGCCTCCCACGCCTACCCCAAGCCGGTGCAGAAGCCGCGCGGCCCGGTCATCGGCCCCCGCACGCTGGTAGGCGGCGCCGCGGGCCCCAAACTCTTCTCCCACGTCTGCGACTACGCCGACGGCTGGATGCCCATCGGCGGCCGAGGCCTGACCGAGACCCTCCCGGTGCTGCGCGAAGCCTGGACGGACGCCGGCCGCGACCCCGCCGCGCTCCAGGTGGTGCCGTACGCCATCTACCCCAGCGCCGGGAAGCTGGCGCACTACGCGGACCTTGGCATCGAGGAGGTCGTGGCGCAACTGCCGCCGGCGGGGGAGGCGGAAGTGCTCCGGGTGCTGGACGACTACGCCGCCTACCTCGGCTGA
- a CDS encoding bifunctional FO biosynthesis protein CofGH: MTTSATNGTGPTDRPGGSGPTENSMRRALKRARDGVALDVTEAAVLLQARGEALTDLTASAARVRDAGLEQAGRPGVITYSKSVFIPLTRLCRDKCHYCTFVTVPGKLRRAGHGMFMSPDEVLDIARKGAALGCKEALITLGDKPEDRWPEAREWLDAHGYDDTIAYVRAISIRILEETGLLPHLNPGVMSWTDFQRLKPVAPSMGMMLETTATRLWSEPGGPHHGSPDKEPAVRLRVLEDAGRSSVPFTSGILIGIGETYEERAESLFALRKISRAYHGIQELIIQNFRAKPDTAMRGMPDAELDELVATVAVARHLMGPSACLQAPPNLVDSEYERLIGAGIDDWGGVSPLTIDHVNPERPWPQIEELAERSRTAGFELRERLCVYPEFVRRGEPWLDPRLRPHVAALADPETGLALESAVVEGRPWQEPEEAFEASGRTDLHATIDTEGRTSDRRDDFDEVYGDWGALREAAAPGMVPERIDTDVRAALATAADDPTKLTDAEALALLHADGPALDALTRIADDVRRAAVGDDVTYIVTRNINFTNVCYTGCRFCAFAQRRTDADAYTLSLEQVADRAQQAWDVGAVEVCMQGGIHPDLPGTAYFDIARAVKARVPGMHVHAFSPMEVVNGATRTGMPIREWLTAAKEAGLDSIPGTAAEILDDEVRWVLTKGKLPTATWIEVITTAHELGIRSSSTMMYGHVDQPRHWLAHFRTLARIQQQTGGFTEFVTLPFIHTNAPVYLAGIARPGPTIRDNRAVTAMARLLLHPHIPNIQTSWVKLGAEGAAEMLRSGANDLGGTLMEETISRMAGSSYGSYKSVKDLVAVAEAAGRPARPRTTLYGEVPEERQRAAVASDGHLPELLPVLD; this comes from the coding sequence ATGACGACTTCGGCGACGAACGGAACCGGCCCCACCGACCGCCCCGGCGGCAGCGGTCCGACCGAGAACTCCATGCGTCGCGCCCTGAAACGAGCAAGGGACGGCGTCGCCCTCGACGTCACCGAGGCGGCCGTGCTGCTCCAAGCACGGGGCGAGGCCCTCACCGACCTCACCGCGTCCGCCGCCCGAGTACGCGACGCCGGTCTCGAACAAGCAGGCCGCCCCGGCGTCATCACGTACTCCAAGAGCGTCTTCATCCCCCTCACCCGGCTCTGCCGTGACAAGTGCCACTACTGCACCTTCGTCACGGTCCCCGGCAAGCTGCGCCGCGCAGGGCACGGGATGTTCATGTCCCCGGACGAGGTGCTGGACATCGCCCGCAAGGGCGCCGCCCTCGGCTGCAAGGAAGCCCTCATCACCCTCGGCGACAAGCCCGAGGACCGCTGGCCCGAGGCCAGGGAGTGGCTGGACGCCCACGGGTACGACGACACCATCGCCTACGTCCGCGCGATCTCCATCCGGATCCTGGAGGAGACGGGACTGCTCCCGCACCTCAACCCGGGCGTCATGAGCTGGACCGACTTCCAGCGGCTCAAGCCCGTCGCACCCTCCATGGGCATGATGCTGGAGACCACCGCCACCCGCCTGTGGTCGGAGCCCGGCGGCCCCCACCACGGCTCCCCGGACAAGGAACCGGCCGTCCGCCTGCGCGTCCTGGAGGACGCCGGCCGTTCGTCCGTGCCCTTCACCTCGGGAATCCTGATCGGCATCGGCGAGACGTACGAGGAGCGTGCCGAGTCCCTCTTCGCCCTCCGCAAGATCTCCCGCGCCTACCACGGCATCCAGGAACTGATCATCCAGAACTTCCGGGCCAAGCCGGACACGGCGATGCGCGGCATGCCGGACGCGGAACTGGACGAGCTGGTCGCGACCGTGGCCGTCGCCCGGCACCTCATGGGTCCGAGTGCCTGCCTTCAGGCCCCGCCGAACCTCGTGGACTCCGAGTACGAGCGGCTCATCGGCGCCGGGATCGACGACTGGGGCGGGGTCTCCCCGCTGACCATCGACCATGTGAACCCCGAGCGGCCCTGGCCGCAGATCGAGGAGCTGGCCGAGCGTTCCCGCACCGCCGGGTTCGAGCTGCGTGAACGGCTGTGCGTGTACCCGGAGTTCGTGCGCCGCGGAGAGCCCTGGCTGGACCCGCGGCTGCGCCCGCACGTGGCGGCGCTGGCGGACCCGGAGACGGGCCTCGCCCTGGAGAGTGCCGTCGTGGAGGGGCGCCCCTGGCAGGAGCCCGAGGAGGCGTTCGAGGCGAGCGGCCGTACGGATCTGCACGCCACGATCGACACCGAGGGCCGTACGTCCGACCGGCGCGACGACTTCGACGAGGTGTACGGCGACTGGGGCGCCCTGCGCGAGGCCGCCGCGCCCGGCATGGTCCCGGAGCGCATCGACACCGACGTCCGGGCTGCCCTGGCGACGGCGGCCGACGACCCGACGAAGCTGACGGACGCCGAGGCCCTCGCGCTGCTGCACGCCGACGGACCGGCACTGGACGCGCTGACCCGGATCGCCGACGACGTCCGCAGGGCGGCGGTCGGCGACGATGTGACGTACATCGTCACGCGGAACATCAACTTCACGAACGTCTGCTACACCGGCTGCCGCTTCTGCGCCTTCGCCCAGCGCCGCACGGACGCCGACGCCTACACGCTCTCCTTGGAGCAGGTCGCCGACCGGGCCCAGCAGGCCTGGGACGTGGGCGCGGTGGAGGTCTGCATGCAGGGCGGGATCCATCCCGACCTGCCGGGGACGGCGTACTTCGACATCGCGCGGGCGGTGAAGGCCCGGGTCCCCGGGATGCATGTGCACGCCTTCTCGCCGATGGAGGTCGTCAACGGCGCCACCCGCACCGGCATGCCGATCCGCGAGTGGCTGACCGCGGCCAAGGAGGCGGGCCTGGACTCGATCCCCGGCACGGCGGCGGAGATCCTGGACGACGAGGTCCGCTGGGTGCTCACCAAGGGCAAGCTGCCCACGGCGACCTGGATCGAGGTGATCACCACGGCGCACGAGCTGGGCATCCGCTCCTCCTCGACGATGATGTACGGCCATGTCGACCAGCCGCGCCACTGGCTCGCCCACTTCCGCACCCTGGCCCGCATCCAGCAACAGACAGGCGGCTTCACGGAGTTCGTGACGCTCCCCTTCATCCACACCAACGCGCCGGTGTACCTCGCCGGCATCGCACGCCCCGGCCCGACCATCCGCGACAACCGCGCGGTGACGGCGATGGCCCGCCTCCTCCTGCACCCGCACATCCCCAACATCCAGACGAGCTGGGTGAAGCTCGGCGCGGAGGGCGCGGCGGAGATGCTCCGCTCGGGCGCCAACGACCTCGGCGGCACGTTGATGGAGGAGACGATCTCCCGGATGGCGGGTTCCTCGTACGGCTCCTACAAGTCGGTCAAGGATCTTGTCGCGGTGGCCGAGGCGGCAGGCCGCCCCGCTCGCCCGCGCACCACGCTGTACGGCGAGGTCCCGGAGGAACGGCAGCGGGCGGCGGTGGCCTCGGACGGGCACCTGCCGGAGCTGCTGCCGGTGCTGGACTGA
- a CDS encoding L,D-transpeptidase: MRAVPSPKVWVTGLTVGATAVVVALAVQADRGPKPTATATPPSASATAEPAPKETESAKPTRVPDGSGTGRRIVYSLGQKRVWLVDESEATRRTFTVWPGTVDPDPGKYTVGQRTEDPITGSDGVKIEHVVYFAVASGVNVAFSNAVDGSSPPPPESGTRTGGIRMKTGDGSALWKFGTAGTTVTVVE, from the coding sequence ATCCGTGCCGTGCCTTCCCCGAAGGTCTGGGTGACCGGTCTGACGGTAGGGGCGACAGCAGTGGTCGTCGCCCTCGCCGTACAGGCGGACCGGGGCCCGAAGCCCACCGCCACGGCCACCCCGCCGAGCGCCTCCGCCACCGCCGAGCCCGCGCCCAAGGAGACCGAGTCCGCCAAGCCGACCCGGGTGCCGGACGGCTCCGGCACGGGCCGCCGGATCGTGTACTCGCTCGGCCAGAAGCGGGTGTGGCTGGTGGACGAGAGCGAGGCCACGCGCCGGACGTTCACCGTGTGGCCGGGTACCGTCGACCCCGATCCGGGCAAGTACACGGTCGGTCAGCGCACCGAGGACCCGATCACCGGGTCGGACGGCGTGAAGATCGAGCACGTGGTGTACTTCGCCGTCGCGTCCGGCGTGAACGTCGCCTTCTCCAACGCGGTGGACGGCTCCTCGCCGCCCCCGCCCGAGTCCGGGACCCGGACCGGCGGGATCCGGATGAAGACGGGGGACGGCTCGGCGCTGTGGAAGTTCGGGACGGCGGGGACGACCGTGACGGTCGTCGAGTAG
- a CDS encoding DUF2165 domain-containing protein — protein MASTPPRNALRLTATLLTASVALYMALVAFGNITDFGTNQQFVQHVLAMDTTFKDDDLMWRAITSKGLQDTAYVAIIVWETLAALVLIYGTWLWFRQGDRAARRWSTYGLLMVMLLFGAGFIAIGGEWFAMWQSGDWNGLDAATRVFVFSGIVLIVNHLPTASDT, from the coding sequence ATGGCATCGACACCCCCACGCAACGCCCTCCGTCTCACCGCCACCCTGCTCACCGCGAGCGTCGCCCTCTACATGGCCCTCGTCGCCTTCGGGAACATCACGGACTTCGGGACGAACCAGCAGTTCGTGCAGCACGTCCTGGCGATGGACACCACGTTCAAGGACGACGATCTGATGTGGAGAGCCATCACCAGCAAGGGACTTCAGGACACGGCGTACGTCGCCATCATCGTCTGGGAGACCCTCGCCGCCCTCGTCCTGATATACGGCACCTGGCTCTGGTTCCGGCAGGGCGACCGGGCCGCCCGGCGCTGGTCCACCTACGGGCTGCTCATGGTCATGCTGCTGTTCGGAGCCGGGTTCATCGCGATCGGCGGTGAGTGGTTCGCCATGTGGCAGTCCGGGGACTGGAACGGACTGGACGCCGCGACCCGGGTCTTCGTGTTCAGCGGCATCGTGCTGATCGTCAACCACCTGCCGACCGCATCCGACACGTAA
- a CDS encoding tetratricopeptide repeat protein, with translation MAQAEPSMQELIGRRKRAGFVGRGAELARFRENLDLPPDDDRHSFLFHVHGTGGVGKSSLLGKLAEIATAAGALTATLDETVQGVPEVLGAISAQFAVQGAELPELDKKLAAYRQRRQEAESAWAEPDADPDARFRTGDDVQLALEPLKVLTPVLVSELNRIAERRSWIALFFDTYERTGPFLDAWLLDLTMTGRYGTLPANTVVTLAGREGPDPARWGDYAGFVTEFPLEPFTEPEARELLSAKGLVEEGAVREVLRLSHRLPLLVSILAEQPGGAVGEADDPTATAVERFLKWERDPGRREAALACAFPRRLDGDVFEVAVQDAGEGSYGWLCELSFVSERAGGARYHDVVRTAMLRLQRSRAPRLWAGRHARLAEAYGRWRADAGDGIAEERLWFDGTWRELRAEELYHLLCARPRAALSQALADVVEACREDLAAAGACARALADAGADAGANELSVWGRELLDALSGESGGILATADLVLNRPGPDTRTRAAAHALRGRELTKEGEFARAIDECNRALALDPQSAWVFHDRGVALAAQGDVTAALADLEQAEALRPDDVRILINQQPILQMLGRHEDVVAGCDRVIALDPMQARAWANRGQSRHALGDSTGALSDFDRALSIEGDYLWALVRRSRVYRSQGRLDESFADLDRAVDLAPASAWLASERGDAYRLVDRFEEAVRELGRACELVPDYASAHAGRGYALAELGRHEEARAAYDRAIELNADYPWALVHRASLKGELGDQEGMFTDLDRAVAIDGSGWAIVRRAAAHQGVGHHAEALADVGRAEELGRSDPELLVLRAGILYRLGRTVEAVTLLDQAWPQPDRTVALNPRDVALYALRIGMCLTLGRLPQALADAEQFDPRDLENPGMVQLSALVFILSGRHDEARRLLDGLWEDAAREENWPIAQLCWLSAAVAGRWDQASGIATWMRDHADPVSVPPFAETEEFRPFEPLFRSHPQRTDNADMMIAYARGEWAAADSALADILARTSEWLPLAQLANYLRILAHCPGVDWTQLASRVREVENARDAVQARYAE, from the coding sequence ATGGCGCAGGCGGAACCGTCGATGCAGGAACTGATCGGCCGGCGTAAGCGGGCGGGATTCGTCGGGCGGGGTGCGGAGTTGGCCCGCTTCCGGGAGAACCTCGACCTGCCGCCGGACGACGACCGACACAGCTTCCTCTTCCATGTCCACGGCACGGGAGGCGTCGGAAAGTCTTCGCTGCTGGGGAAGTTGGCCGAGATCGCGACGGCTGCCGGGGCGCTGACGGCCACGCTGGACGAGACGGTGCAGGGCGTGCCGGAGGTGCTGGGGGCAATCAGCGCCCAATTCGCCGTGCAGGGCGCAGAGTTGCCGGAACTCGACAAGAAGCTGGCCGCCTACCGTCAGCGCCGCCAGGAGGCGGAGTCCGCCTGGGCGGAGCCGGACGCGGACCCCGACGCGCGCTTTCGTACCGGCGACGACGTCCAACTGGCCCTGGAGCCACTGAAGGTACTGACCCCGGTGCTGGTCTCGGAACTGAATCGCATCGCCGAACGCCGGTCCTGGATCGCCCTGTTCTTCGACACGTACGAGCGCACGGGCCCCTTCCTGGACGCCTGGCTGTTGGACCTGACGATGACCGGCCGCTACGGCACGCTTCCCGCGAACACCGTCGTCACGCTCGCCGGCAGGGAAGGCCCGGACCCCGCCCGCTGGGGCGACTACGCGGGCTTCGTGACCGAGTTCCCCCTGGAGCCCTTCACCGAGCCGGAGGCCCGCGAACTCCTTTCGGCCAAAGGGCTGGTGGAGGAGGGGGCGGTGCGGGAGGTGTTGCGGCTGTCCCACCGGCTGCCGTTGTTGGTGTCGATCCTTGCGGAGCAGCCGGGCGGGGCGGTCGGCGAGGCGGACGATCCCACGGCCACGGCGGTGGAGCGGTTCCTGAAGTGGGAGCGGGATCCGGGGCGTAGGGAGGCGGCACTGGCGTGCGCGTTCCCGCGTCGGCTCGACGGGGACGTGTTCGAGGTCGCGGTCCAGGACGCGGGGGAGGGGTCGTACGGCTGGTTGTGCGAGCTGTCGTTCGTGAGCGAGCGGGCGGGCGGGGCCCGCTACCACGACGTCGTGCGTACGGCGATGCTCCGACTCCAGCGGTCGCGCGCGCCGCGCCTTTGGGCCGGGCGGCATGCGCGGCTGGCGGAGGCGTATGGGCGGTGGCGGGCGGATGCGGGGGACGGGATCGCCGAGGAGAGGCTGTGGTTCGACGGGACGTGGCGAGAGCTACGGGCGGAGGAGCTGTACCACCTGCTGTGCGCCCGGCCCCGTGCGGCCCTGAGCCAGGCTCTCGCGGACGTGGTGGAGGCGTGTCGCGAGGACTTGGCTGCCGCGGGAGCGTGTGCGCGGGCGTTGGCTGACGCGGGCGCGGACGCCGGGGCGAATGAACTGTCGGTCTGGGGGCGGGAACTCCTGGACGCTCTCTCGGGGGAGTCGGGCGGCATCCTGGCAACAGCGGACCTGGTGCTGAACCGTCCAGGGCCCGACACGCGGACGCGAGCGGCGGCACATGCCTTGCGGGGGAGGGAACTCACGAAGGAGGGGGAGTTCGCGCGGGCCATCGACGAGTGCAACCGGGCCCTGGCCCTGGATCCGCAGTCCGCATGGGTCTTTCACGACCGAGGCGTCGCCCTTGCGGCACAGGGCGATGTCACGGCGGCACTCGCTGACCTCGAACAGGCCGAAGCGCTCCGGCCCGACGACGTACGAATCCTGATCAACCAACAGCCGATCCTTCAGATGCTGGGACGGCACGAAGACGTGGTGGCGGGCTGCGACCGTGTGATCGCGCTCGATCCGATGCAAGCGCGCGCTTGGGCAAACCGGGGGCAGAGCAGACATGCCCTGGGTGATTCCACCGGAGCACTGAGCGACTTCGACCGGGCGCTGAGCATCGAGGGCGACTATCTGTGGGCCTTGGTGCGCCGGTCCAGGGTGTACCGATCCCAAGGGCGGCTGGACGAGTCGTTCGCTGATCTGGACCGCGCGGTGGACCTGGCTCCGGCCAGCGCATGGCTGGCGTCAGAGCGCGGGGACGCCTATCGGCTGGTGGACCGGTTCGAGGAAGCGGTGCGGGAACTCGGGCGGGCCTGTGAACTCGTTCCCGACTACGCCTCGGCGCACGCGGGGCGCGGCTACGCGCTGGCGGAACTGGGCCGTCATGAGGAAGCGCGGGCGGCGTACGACCGGGCGATCGAGTTGAACGCCGACTACCCCTGGGCGCTCGTGCACCGTGCCTCCCTCAAGGGTGAACTGGGCGACCAGGAAGGGATGTTCACTGACCTGGACCGGGCAGTGGCGATCGATGGCTCCGGTTGGGCCATCGTGAGGCGCGCGGCGGCCCACCAAGGCGTCGGTCACCACGCGGAGGCATTGGCGGACGTCGGCAGGGCGGAAGAGCTGGGGCGGAGCGACCCGGAGCTGCTGGTCCTACGGGCGGGCATTCTGTACAGACTGGGCCGGACCGTAGAGGCGGTGACTCTGCTCGACCAGGCATGGCCACAGCCGGACCGGACCGTGGCTCTGAACCCCCGCGACGTGGCCCTGTACGCCTTGCGGATAGGGATGTGCCTCACGCTCGGCCGGCTTCCCCAAGCCTTGGCCGATGCCGAGCAGTTCGATCCGCGGGATCTGGAGAACCCGGGCATGGTTCAGCTCAGCGCACTTGTCTTCATCCTGTCCGGTCGGCATGACGAGGCACGCCGTCTGTTGGACGGGCTGTGGGAGGACGCGGCACGGGAGGAGAACTGGCCCATCGCTCAACTGTGTTGGCTCTCGGCCGCTGTGGCGGGGCGGTGGGACCAGGCATCCGGCATTGCCACGTGGATGCGGGACCACGCGGACCCCGTCTCGGTTCCGCCGTTCGCGGAAACGGAGGAGTTCCGCCCCTTCGAGCCGTTGTTCCGGTCGCACCCGCAGAGGACAGACAACGCCGACATGATGATCGCTTACGCCCGTGGCGAGTGGGCGGCCGCCGACAGCGCGCTCGCCGACATCCTGGCCCGCACCAGCGAATGGCTTCCGCTCGCCCAACTGGCCAACTACCTCCGCATCCTGGCCCACTGCCCTGGCGTCGACTGGACCCAACTCGCCTCCCGCGTCAGGGAGGTCGAGAACGCCCGCGACGCCGTTCAGGCGCGTTACGCGGAGTAG
- a CDS encoding DUF397 domain-containing protein yields the protein MTPTPLTWFKSSYSSADGPDCVEVAVSPAAPTIHIRDSKNRDGAQLAFGNDAWSTFVNTYSA from the coding sequence ATGACCCCCACCCCGCTGACGTGGTTCAAGAGCAGCTACAGCAGCGCCGACGGCCCCGACTGCGTCGAGGTCGCCGTATCCCCCGCCGCCCCCACCATCCACATACGCGACTCCAAGAACCGAGACGGCGCCCAACTCGCCTTCGGCAACGACGCCTGGTCGACCTTCGTCAACACCTACTCCGCGTAA